Proteins encoded in a region of the Sulfurimonas marina genome:
- the dnaE gene encoding DNA polymerase III subunit alpha — MSKYPFTHLHLHTEYSLLDGANKLTNLVSRVKELGMTSVAMTDHGNMFGAIDFYKQMKGAGLKPIIGMEGYIHNGETMDDKSTKQRFHICLFAKNRKGYENLMYLSSKAFIEGFYYFPRINKKELREHSEGIICTSACLQGEVNWHLNLSERNLKNGAKGYDEAKRIALEYKEIFGDDFYLELMRHGIGDQLGIDEQILQIGHECGIKVVATNDTHYTYPDDAQYHEAFMCIGMNKLYDDPNRMRHSVHEFYIKSPEQMERLFADIPEALLHTQEIVDKCEEFVPIVKTPTPPNFKFTKEYAKEEGLDIDFQDDPPLPEDASEDEKKKWMGAADKNDAEYFAYKCREGLEFRLQIVPEERHEEYKERLEYEIDIINSMKFPGYMMIVWDFVKEAKRMGVAVGPGRGSAAGSLVAYALEITDIDPMKYDLLFERFLNPERVSMPDIDMDFMQARRGEVIDYVTRKYGRDQVAQIITFGSLLAKGVIRDVARVLDMPLSQADKMAKLIPDELGITLNGKMKGGELIDGAFQKEPKIRELVETDPQAARVWEFAKKLEGLKRNSGMHAAGVVISNEELWKKTPIYKPSGEDTFVTQYSLNYMEDVDLIKFDFLGLKTLDVIDNAKKLVKLRYDREIDWTQIDENDKKVYDTIQTGNTVGMFQIESSGMQDLNKRLKPSNFEDLIAVLALYRPGPMESGMLDDFIERKHGRKGIFYPFEEVSFDLLADTLGPTYGMIVYQEQVMQIVQTIGGMSLGGADIVRRAMGKKKVEEMEKYNKLFSQGAADQGLDYDKASKLFDLIEKFAGYGFNKSHSAAYAMVTFQTAWLKTYYPNEFMAALLTSDKDNTEKVVRYIDELKRMGIELGPPDICDSLLEFSAITKDDQDIVLFGLGAIKGVGGAAIESMLKERRENGDYKSMQDFVNRIDPAKVNKRVIESAIKAGAFDRFEYSRKALLDQIELIVETAKKASEAKKNAMGSLFGDDAEITTVELHLKNSEEYELKEILEFEKNTLGFYVSGHPMDDYREELDKLKYSLSSEIETIKDGSFAIFIGKVEEIQKKISKKGNPFGIVNLMDFHGNIDIMLFEDKLKELEEMDLEEPVAFKVKITHTEMFTRIGVTKIMSLKDAKKECKKVKTEIQETPLEPINLAVRLSEKMDVLENLYSLIRQNPGNRELKVTIVSKLHNVVIESSIRVGTSLISALDGNEFIDIL; from the coding sequence TTGTCAAAATATCCTTTTACCCACTTACATTTACATACAGAATATTCACTGCTCGATGGAGCAAATAAGCTTACAAACTTAGTTTCCCGCGTTAAAGAACTCGGTATGACCTCTGTTGCTATGACCGATCACGGAAATATGTTCGGAGCAATTGATTTTTACAAACAAATGAAAGGTGCGGGGCTAAAACCTATCATCGGAATGGAAGGGTATATCCATAACGGTGAAACAATGGATGATAAATCTACAAAACAAAGATTTCATATCTGTCTTTTTGCAAAAAACAGAAAAGGGTATGAAAATCTTATGTATCTCTCTTCAAAGGCATTTATTGAAGGATTTTACTACTTTCCTCGTATCAATAAAAAAGAGTTGCGTGAGCACTCTGAAGGGATTATCTGTACAAGTGCATGTCTACAGGGTGAAGTAAACTGGCATCTGAATTTAAGCGAGAGAAACCTCAAAAATGGTGCAAAAGGGTACGATGAAGCTAAACGTATAGCACTTGAGTATAAAGAGATTTTCGGAGATGACTTTTACCTTGAACTTATGCGTCACGGTATTGGAGATCAGCTGGGTATTGATGAGCAGATATTACAAATTGGTCATGAATGTGGCATAAAAGTTGTTGCGACAAACGATACACACTACACATACCCTGATGATGCACAGTACCATGAGGCGTTTATGTGTATCGGGATGAATAAACTCTATGACGATCCTAACCGTATGCGTCATTCTGTCCATGAGTTTTACATCAAATCACCTGAACAGATGGAAAGACTTTTTGCTGATATTCCTGAAGCTCTGTTACATACGCAAGAGATTGTTGACAAATGTGAAGAGTTTGTTCCGATCGTAAAAACACCTACACCGCCGAACTTCAAGTTTACAAAAGAGTATGCAAAAGAGGAAGGGCTTGATATTGATTTTCAAGATGATCCGCCGTTACCTGAAGATGCTAGTGAAGATGAGAAGAAAAAATGGATGGGTGCTGCAGATAAAAACGATGCAGAATACTTTGCTTATAAATGTAGAGAGGGGCTTGAATTTAGACTTCAAATTGTACCCGAAGAGCGACATGAAGAGTACAAAGAGCGTCTTGAATATGAGATAGATATTATCAACTCTATGAAATTCCCGGGCTATATGATGATCGTTTGGGATTTCGTAAAAGAGGCTAAAAGAATGGGTGTAGCCGTTGGTCCCGGACGTGGTTCTGCCGCGGGGTCTTTGGTTGCGTATGCTTTAGAGATTACCGATATCGATCCGATGAAGTACGACTTACTTTTTGAGCGTTTTCTAAACCCTGAACGTGTATCGATGCCCGATATCGATATGGACTTTATGCAGGCTCGCCGCGGGGAAGTGATCGATTACGTTACCCGTAAATACGGTCGTGATCAGGTGGCACAGATTATTACATTCGGTTCCCTGCTTGCTAAAGGGGTTATTCGTGACGTTGCCCGTGTACTTGATATGCCGCTTTCTCAAGCTGACAAGATGGCAAAACTGATCCCTGACGAGCTTGGAATTACACTAAACGGGAAGATGAAAGGTGGAGAGCTTATTGACGGTGCTTTCCAAAAAGAGCCAAAGATCCGTGAACTGGTTGAAACCGATCCTCAGGCTGCCCGCGTATGGGAGTTTGCTAAAAAACTTGAAGGTCTGAAGCGTAACTCGGGTATGCATGCTGCGGGTGTTGTGATCTCAAATGAGGAACTTTGGAAGAAGACACCGATTTACAAGCCATCAGGCGAGGATACTTTCGTTACTCAGTACTCTCTAAACTATATGGAAGATGTTGACTTAATTAAATTTGACTTCCTTGGATTAAAAACGCTTGATGTAATCGACAATGCGAAAAAACTTGTAAAGCTGCGTTATGATCGTGAAATTGACTGGACACAGATCGATGAAAACGATAAAAAGGTGTATGACACTATTCAAACAGGTAACACAGTAGGAATGTTCCAGATAGAGTCTTCGGGGATGCAGGACCTGAATAAACGTCTGAAACCATCAAACTTTGAGGATTTGATCGCCGTACTTGCACTTTACCGTCCGGGTCCGATGGAATCGGGAATGTTGGATGACTTTATTGAACGTAAACACGGTCGTAAAGGGATTTTCTATCCGTTTGAAGAGGTAAGTTTCGACTTGTTAGCCGATACACTGGGACCGACATACGGGATGATCGTTTACCAGGAACAGGTTATGCAGATCGTACAGACGATTGGTGGTATGAGTCTTGGTGGTGCGGATATTGTTCGTCGTGCGATGGGTAAGAAAAAAGTTGAGGAGATGGAGAAGTATAATAAGCTTTTCTCTCAAGGTGCAGCTGATCAAGGGCTTGATTATGACAAAGCAAGTAAACTGTTTGATCTGATCGAAAAGTTCGCGGGATACGGTTTTAATAAATCTCATTCAGCAGCGTATGCGATGGTAACATTCCAGACTGCATGGCTGAAAACTTACTATCCAAACGAGTTTATGGCGGCACTTTTAACGTCAGATAAAGACAATACCGAGAAAGTTGTTCGCTATATCGATGAGCTTAAACGTATGGGGATCGAGCTTGGACCTCCTGATATTTGTGATTCACTTTTAGAGTTCTCTGCAATTACAAAAGATGATCAGGATATCGTTCTTTTTGGACTTGGCGCTATTAAAGGTGTTGGTGGAGCTGCTATTGAGTCGATGCTTAAAGAGCGTCGTGAAAATGGCGACTATAAATCTATGCAGGACTTTGTTAACAGAATAGACCCTGCAAAAGTAAACAAGCGTGTGATCGAGAGTGCAATCAAAGCAGGTGCATTCGATAGGTTTGAGTATTCAAGAAAAGCTTTACTTGATCAGATTGAGCTTATTGTAGAGACTGCAAAAAAAGCGAGTGAAGCAAAGAAAAATGCTATGGGAAGCTTGTTTGGAGATGATGCCGAGATCACAACAGTTGAACTGCATCTTAAAAACTCTGAAGAGTATGAACTCAAAGAGATTTTAGAGTTTGAGAAAAATACGTTAGGTTTTTATGTATCGGGACACCCGATGGATGATTATCGTGAAGAGCTTGATAAACTAAAATATTCACTCTCATCAGAGATAGAGACTATTAAAGACGGTTCATTTGCTATTTTTATAGGGAAAGTGGAAGAGATTCAAAAGAAGATCTCTAAAAAAGGGAACCCTTTTGGAATAGTAAACCTAATGGACTTCCACGGGAATATCGATATTATGCTTTTTGAAGACAAACTCAAAGAGCTCGAAGAGATGGATCTAGAGGAGCCTGTTGCATTTAAAGTAAAGATCACCCATACGGAGATGTTTACAAGAATAGGCGTGACAAAAATTATGTCTTTAAAAGATGCGAAAAAAGAGTGTAAAAAGGTAAAAACTGAGATCCAAGAGACACCACTAGAGCCTATAAACCTGGCTGTAAGACTGAGTGAGAAGATGGATGTACTAGAAAACCTATATTCACTCATTCGTCAAAATCCAGGGAACAGGGAACTGAAAGTGACAATTGTCTCAAAACTCCATAATGTAGTGATAGAGTCTTCGATCAGAGTTGGAACTTCGTTAATTAGTGCGCTTGACGGCAATGAATTTATAGATATTTTGTAA
- a CDS encoding M18 family aminopeptidase — MTKQDFNEGLLGFLDASPTPFHATQNMAGMFSNAGFIELNEKEKWNLEAGEKYFVTRNDSSIIAFTYPKNSKEYLMVGSHTDSPNLKLKPNPVVKEHGIVKFAVEPYGGLLLNPWFDRNLGLAGRVNYSDSSKAVKSALINIDKSIAMIPSLAIHLDDKANQDRTINRQTDISPVISCNEDFDFEIFIKNELAKMGIKDVEELYAHELSLYDTQNASYIGVEDEFIASARLDNLLSCYVGMLSICSIPNDKPMLFVANDHEEVGSDSTSGAGGSFLESTLKRMFTDFDDYVAMARSSMMISADNAHAIHPNYPSKHEPNHAPYINDGIVIKINANQRYASNSTTISTFLANAKRLEAQTQTFVTRSDLGCGSTIGPITATKIGIETIDIGLPTWGMHSIREMAGSDDAYELYNILVGFNI, encoded by the coding sequence ATGACAAAACAAGATTTTAATGAAGGACTTTTAGGGTTTTTAGACGCTTCGCCGACACCGTTTCATGCTACACAAAATATGGCGGGAATGTTTTCAAACGCCGGTTTTATAGAACTTAATGAAAAAGAGAAGTGGAACTTAGAAGCAGGAGAAAAATACTTTGTGACAAGAAACGATTCTTCGATCATAGCTTTTACATATCCGAAAAACTCAAAAGAGTACTTGATGGTAGGCTCACACACAGACTCGCCAAATCTAAAACTCAAACCAAATCCTGTTGTAAAAGAGCATGGGATTGTCAAGTTCGCAGTGGAGCCTTATGGAGGATTACTTTTAAACCCTTGGTTTGATCGTAACCTTGGACTTGCAGGTCGTGTCAACTACAGTGATAGCTCTAAAGCGGTAAAAAGTGCCCTTATTAATATTGATAAATCGATCGCTATGATCCCCTCATTAGCTATTCATCTAGATGATAAAGCAAATCAGGACAGAACTATTAACAGACAAACTGATATTTCGCCTGTTATTAGTTGCAATGAAGATTTTGATTTTGAGATCTTTATCAAAAATGAACTAGCTAAAATGGGGATCAAAGATGTTGAAGAGCTTTATGCGCATGAGCTAAGTTTATACGACACGCAAAACGCTTCTTATATCGGAGTAGAAGATGAGTTTATAGCAAGTGCAAGGCTTGATAACCTCCTTTCATGTTATGTTGGGATGCTTAGCATTTGCTCTATTCCTAACGATAAACCTATGCTTTTTGTTGCAAACGATCATGAAGAGGTTGGAAGTGATTCAACAAGTGGGGCAGGGGGAAGCTTTTTAGAATCGACTCTCAAGAGAATGTTTACTGATTTTGACGACTATGTAGCAATGGCAAGAAGCTCTATGATGATTAGTGCCGATAATGCTCATGCTATACATCCGAATTATCCGAGTAAACATGAACCAAACCATGCACCGTATATTAATGACGGGATCGTAATTAAAATAAATGCAAACCAGAGATATGCTTCAAACTCTACAACTATCTCTACATTCTTAGCAAATGCAAAACGTCTTGAAGCACAAACACAAACATTTGTTACACGCAGTGACCTTGGATGTGGCTCAACGATAGGACCGATTACCGCTACAAAAATAGGTATAGAGACAATCGATATAGGACTCCCAACTTGGGGAATGCACTCTATTCGTGAGATGGCTGGAAGTGATGATGCCTATGAGCTGTATAATATCTTGGTAGGGTTTAATATCTAA